In a single window of the Novosphingobium sp. IK01 genome:
- a CDS encoding SOS response-associated peptidase family protein, giving the protein MPVSYTLDASAQAIGRALNADPAGDVWSGGTLHAGSYAPVVLRGSDGRRRLLPRQWGVPPPPPHTMATRHVVTTLRNIESPFWIGTLRHPRMRCLVPATHFLASRPRHGAPRWWAAAPQEGGDGAIMAFAGVWRDSEVPSFAIVTVAPDDLSGPDDLPAVVPLVLSPAEQERWLTQEWSKAEALVRPLHPDRIRPLGTP; this is encoded by the coding sequence ATGCCCGTTTCCTACACACTCGACGCCAGTGCCCAAGCGATTGGCCGGGCGCTGAACGCCGATCCGGCGGGCGATGTCTGGTCAGGCGGGACACTCCACGCCGGAAGCTATGCCCCGGTCGTGCTGCGCGGGAGCGACGGGCGCCGACGCCTCCTCCCCCGCCAATGGGGCGTGCCCCCGCCACCGCCGCACACCATGGCCACGCGCCATGTCGTCACCACCTTGCGCAATATCGAAAGCCCGTTCTGGATCGGCACCTTGCGCCACCCGCGCATGCGCTGCCTGGTCCCCGCGACTCACTTTCTGGCAAGCCGTCCCCGCCACGGCGCCCCGCGCTGGTGGGCCGCCGCGCCGCAGGAAGGCGGGGATGGCGCGATCATGGCCTTTGCCGGGGTCTGGCGCGATTCCGAAGTGCCCAGCTTTGCCATTGTCACCGTTGCGCCCGATGACCTCTCGGGCCCGGACGACCTGCCCGCCGTGGTGCCCCTTGTGCTCTCGCCCGCCGAACAGGAGCGCTGGCTCACGCAGGAATGGAGCAAGGCCGAAGCCCTGGTGCGCCCCCTTCATCCCGACCGGATCCGCCCCCTTGGCACGCCCTGA
- a CDS encoding diacylglycerol/lipid kinase family protein yields MKLDFMHQGGGVTKLHARDFAPSEDNHPIPRVGVISNPRSHRNRGRARPTALPEAYVIKREPSSRNELMSVLTQFVNEGVELIVIDGGDGTVRDVLSVAHGVYRGKLPRIAVIPSGKTNALTYDLGLPSHWNLGDAIAAHAADHTIDRAPIHIHWNNNALPDQLGFIFGLGVFSRATMLAQNVHRKGLFNGVAVFFTLAMAFLKSLFGGDRNSWRRGDMARVSRNGVEIFAERVYLILASTLRKMPAGLRPFGRVRDGLKFLTVKAPPRALARNILPVLTGAETPELEADGYLRRDADRIYLSLDRSFILDGEQFPGGNLIVSRGEPIHFVVPANA; encoded by the coding sequence ATGAAACTGGACTTCATGCATCAGGGCGGCGGAGTGACCAAGCTCCATGCCAGGGACTTCGCGCCCAGCGAGGACAACCATCCGATCCCGCGGGTCGGGGTGATCAGCAACCCGCGCAGCCACCGCAATCGCGGGCGGGCGCGCCCTACGGCCCTGCCCGAAGCCTATGTGATCAAACGCGAGCCTTCGTCCCGCAACGAATTGATGAGCGTTCTCACGCAGTTCGTCAACGAAGGAGTCGAACTGATCGTCATCGACGGTGGCGACGGGACCGTGCGCGATGTGCTCAGCGTCGCCCATGGCGTCTACCGTGGCAAGTTGCCGCGCATCGCGGTGATCCCCTCGGGCAAGACCAATGCCCTCACCTACGATCTGGGCCTGCCCTCGCACTGGAACCTGGGCGATGCCATCGCGGCCCATGCGGCCGACCACACGATCGACCGCGCGCCGATCCACATCCACTGGAACAACAACGCCCTTCCCGACCAGCTCGGCTTCATCTTCGGCCTCGGCGTGTTCAGCCGCGCCACGATGCTCGCCCAGAACGTCCACCGCAAGGGGCTGTTCAATGGCGTGGCGGTGTTCTTCACACTGGCCATGGCCTTCCTCAAGAGCCTGTTCGGCGGTGATCGCAACAGCTGGCGGCGCGGCGACATGGCGCGTGTCTCGCGCAACGGGGTCGAGATCTTTGCCGAACGCGTCTACCTGATCCTCGCCTCGACCTTGCGAAAAATGCCCGCCGGGCTGCGCCCGTTCGGACGGGTGCGCGACGGGCTCAAGTTCCTGACCGTCAAGGCGCCCCCCCGTGCGCTGGCGCGCAATATCCTGCCGGTGCTGACCGGGGCGGAAACCCCCGAACTGGAGGCCGACGGCTATCTGCGCCGCGATGCCGACCGTATCTACCTCTCGCTCGACCGCAGCTTCATCCTCGATGGCGAGCAGTTCCCCGGTGGCAACCTGATCGTCAGCCGGGGCGAACCGATCCACTTCGTGGTCCCGGCCAATGCTTGA